From Xylocopilactobacillus apis, a single genomic window includes:
- a CDS encoding LysR family transcriptional regulator — protein sequence MKSNNDNALLVRSISYFVALAHNLSYTETAVQLGISQPALTQQIKRLEEIVGTPLFSLEGKKIHLTDSGEIFLRAAQKVNGVFAEANDEIKLIREHSHDVINIGVISAMPANVLVDFIVKFRKNHPSVDFNIKSILRHSLRFQLESDSTDILVLYLPDNSFAGLSKYRTNRISKSEMLLVSPFKINNGNKVTLDEIHDYNWVGYPKGYYMDQIITEQCHDSNIFVPRYSARFSQVENILTYGKKTKSIAAIPDTCLPFVKDGSYIYEFNPVIKFDVAIVYRTSKLKVPIINKCLNEFDLYLHQKDYLTRLKELVREDT from the coding sequence ATGAAATCAAATAATGATAATGCGCTTTTAGTTAGATCTATCAGTTACTTTGTAGCACTTGCGCATAATTTAAGTTATACCGAAACTGCTGTACAACTAGGTATTAGTCAGCCTGCGTTAACCCAGCAGATAAAAAGATTAGAAGAAATCGTTGGAACTCCGCTTTTTTCCCTTGAGGGAAAAAAGATTCATCTAACAGATTCTGGCGAAATTTTTTTAAGAGCTGCTCAAAAAGTTAATGGGGTTTTTGCTGAAGCAAATGATGAAATAAAGTTAATTAGAGAACATTCTCATGATGTGATTAATATTGGTGTTATTTCTGCGATGCCAGCAAATGTTTTGGTTGATTTTATTGTAAAGTTTAGAAAGAATCATCCTAGTGTTGATTTTAATATAAAGTCGATTTTAAGACATAGTTTACGTTTTCAATTAGAGTCTGATTCTACCGATATTTTGGTTCTTTATTTACCAGATAATTCTTTTGCTGGTCTTAGCAAATATAGAACTAATAGAATTTCTAAATCAGAAATGCTTTTAGTTAGTCCTTTTAAAATTAATAATGGAAATAAAGTCACACTCGATGAGATTCACGATTATAATTGGGTTGGTTATCCCAAGGGATATTATATGGATCAGATAATAACTGAACAGTGTCATGACAGTAATATTTTTGTTCCAAGATATTCTGCTCGTTTTTCTCAGGTAGAGAATATTTTAACTTATGGGAAGAAAACTAAATCGATAGCTGCGATTCCAGATACTTGTTTACCTTTTGTAAAAGACGGAAGTTATATTTATGAGTTTAATCCAGTAATCAAGTTTGATGTTGCGATAGTTTATCGGACTAGTAAATTAAAAGTGCCAATTATTAACAAATGTTTAAACGAATTTGACTTATACTTACATCAAAAAGATTATTTAACTAGATTAAAAGAACTTGTGAGAGAGGATACTTAA
- a CDS encoding manganese-dependent inorganic pyrophosphatase — MEKELVFGHKNPDTDAIGAAIAAADYFKHQGIDTEAVILGEPNEETKFALNYFNLDVPRIIEKADTEKVILVDHNEAEQSVSNIEDLTVTHVIDHHKINFKTDLPLFYHAEPVGCTSTMLYRFYEKDQVEIPKSIAGIMLSAIISDTLLLKSPTTTDKDRRSLEKLAAIAGVDDYEKYGMEMLKAGTNLSGRTNHDIIDGDAKSFEMGGKKFKIGQVNTVDVDEVIHLPGLKDDVKKELEKEGFDDILLVITNILDSNSKGIFFGSDSSAVEKAFNAKLKNQIIDLPGVVSRKKQIVPNLTKEME; from the coding sequence TTGGAAAAAGAACTTGTTTTTGGTCATAAAAACCCTGATACAGACGCGATTGGAGCTGCAATCGCTGCCGCTGATTATTTTAAACATCAAGGAATAGATACAGAGGCGGTAATTCTTGGGGAGCCAAACGAAGAGACAAAATTTGCGTTAAACTACTTTAATTTAGATGTTCCAAGAATTATTGAAAAGGCCGATACAGAAAAAGTAATTTTGGTTGATCATAACGAGGCAGAACAGTCGGTTTCAAATATTGAAGATTTAACAGTTACTCATGTAATTGATCATCATAAAATTAACTTTAAAACTGATTTACCTCTTTTCTATCATGCTGAGCCAGTTGGTTGCACTTCAACGATGCTATATAGATTTTACGAAAAGGATCAGGTTGAAATTCCAAAATCAATAGCCGGAATCATGCTTAGTGCAATTATTTCTGATACTTTATTGTTAAAAAGTCCAACAACTACTGATAAAGATCGGAGATCGTTGGAAAAGTTGGCGGCTATTGCTGGAGTAGATGATTATGAAAAATATGGCATGGAAATGCTAAAAGCAGGGACCAATTTATCAGGACGAACTAATCATGATATTATTGATGGTGATGCAAAATCATTTGAAATGGGCGGCAAAAAATTCAAAATTGGTCAAGTTAATACAGTTGATGTTGATGAGGTTATCCATCTTCCAGGTTTAAAAGATGACGTAAAAAAAGAATTGGAAAAAGAGGGATTTGATGATATCTTATTAGTAATTACTAATATTTTAGACTCAAATTCAAAAGGAATTTTCTTTGGTAGTGACAGTTCTGCGGTTGAAAAAGCATTTAATGCTAAATTAAAAAATCAAATTATTGATTTACCTGGTGTTGTTTCGCGGAAAAAACAGATTGTTCCTAATTTAACTAAAGAAATGGAATAA